One region of Eretmochelys imbricata isolate rEreImb1 chromosome 2, rEreImb1.hap1, whole genome shotgun sequence genomic DNA includes:
- the FANCD2OS gene encoding FANCD2 opposite strand protein: MAGGYQLWAPWSPLDESLQWLRGATPRPCTKHPFRAAPRGGCPQSAAADLEVQLCFQGLSLVLEPGAKGPGLPAGEPRRSGALRKPQAVRLSGLDSVFGRLVTAQPPRWTGSFRVSERSAFCQVISPRQRWPRGLREPQVRVAVAMCRQMLRAILLLYAAYKKCAFALQHSR, translated from the coding sequence ATGGCCGGCGGGTACCAGCTGTGGGCGCCCTGGTCGCCGCTGGACGAGTCCCTGCAGTGGCTGCGGGGCGCCACCCCCCGGCCGTGCACCAAGCACCCGTTCCGGGCGGCGCCGCGCGGCGGCTGCCCGCAGAGCGCGGCGGCCgacctggaggtgcagctctGCTTCCAGGGGCTCAGCCTGGTGCTGGAGCCGGGCGCCAAGGGGCCCGGCCTGCCGGCGGGGGAGCCGCGCCGGAGCGGGGCGCTGCGCAAGCCCCAGGCGGTGCGGCTCAGCGGGCTGGACTCGGTCTTCGGGCGGCTGGTGACGGCGCAGCCCCCGCGCTGGACCGGCTCGTTCCGGGTGTCGGAGCGCTCGGCTTTCTGCCAAGTGATCAGCCCCCGGCAGCGCTGGCCCCGCGGGCTCCGCGAGCCGCAGGTCCGCGTGGCCGTGGCCATGTGCCGCCAGATGCTGCGCGCCATCCTGCTGCTCTACGCCGCCTACAAGAAGTGCGCCTTCGCCCTGCAGCACTCCCGCTGA